One Methylocaldum marinum DNA window includes the following coding sequences:
- a CDS encoding sulfotransferase family protein, translating to MESSAEISNNKVQTARKAFTKIWLGGSLSGWLKMLAHNRFAIGVRQVPRVILMTFVISLGTLSHGLQELIWGRRVRNTKIGQAPLFIIGHWRSGTTLLHELLALDDRFTYPSTYVCFNPNRFLLAERFDTRCLSFLFRSLLPDQRPFDNMAMGWERPQEDELALCNLGLPSPYQKIAFPNRNPYPEYFDLEAVPPDELKRWKDGFIKFLKQLTLRDPKRILLKSPTHTYRIKVLLELFPDAQFVHIVRNPYTLFLSTMHLWKSLYKAEGLQEPKFDDLENYVFENFLHMFEKLEEARPLLDASRFHELRYEDLVQDPVGQLRMIYDKLQLGGFERMLPGLQQYLKDTNDYRTNRYELTPELSEKIARRWGWVIERYGYCSAADRPRPRRRSGAAYARRA from the coding sequence ATGGAATCGTCGGCAGAAATTTCGAATAACAAGGTACAAACCGCCAGGAAAGCGTTTACCAAAATCTGGCTCGGAGGGAGTCTTTCCGGTTGGCTGAAGATGCTGGCGCACAACCGGTTTGCCATCGGCGTTCGGCAGGTTCCGCGGGTTATATTGATGACCTTCGTGATTTCGCTCGGCACCCTGAGCCACGGCCTGCAGGAATTGATCTGGGGCCGCCGGGTGCGCAACACGAAGATCGGGCAAGCACCGCTATTCATCATCGGGCATTGGCGGTCCGGCACGACATTGCTCCACGAACTGCTCGCCCTGGACGACCGTTTCACCTACCCGAGCACCTACGTGTGCTTCAACCCCAACCGCTTTTTACTGGCGGAACGGTTCGACACCCGCTGCCTCAGTTTCTTGTTCCGATCCTTGTTGCCGGATCAGCGGCCGTTCGACAACATGGCCATGGGCTGGGAGCGTCCACAGGAAGATGAGCTGGCGTTATGCAATCTCGGACTGCCATCCCCCTACCAAAAGATCGCCTTCCCCAATCGCAACCCCTACCCGGAGTACTTCGACTTGGAGGCTGTACCGCCGGACGAACTGAAGCGCTGGAAAGACGGTTTCATCAAGTTTCTCAAACAGCTCACCCTGCGCGATCCCAAACGCATCCTGCTGAAATCCCCGACCCACACTTACCGGATCAAGGTTCTGCTCGAACTGTTTCCGGATGCGCAGTTCGTTCATATCGTGCGCAACCCGTACACCCTGTTTCTCTCCACCATGCACTTGTGGAAATCCCTGTACAAAGCGGAAGGCTTACAAGAACCGAAATTCGACGACCTGGAAAACTACGTTTTCGAAAACTTCCTGCACATGTTCGAAAAGCTCGAGGAAGCACGCCCGCTGCTCGATGCCTCCCGCTTCCACGAACTCCGATACGAAGACCTCGTGCAGGATCCCGTCGGCCAACTCCGCATGATTTACGACAAACTGCAATTGGGCGGCTTCGAGCGAATGCTTCCCGGATTGCAGCAGTACCTCAAAGACACGAATGACTACCGTACCAATCGCTACGAGTTGACCCCGGAATTGAGCGAGAAGATCGCTCGCCGCTGGGGATGGGTGATCGAGCGTTACGGGTACTGCAGCGCCGCGGATAGGCCTAGGCCTAGGCGTAGGAGCGGCGCGGCTTACGCTCGACGCGCGTAA
- a CDS encoding glycosyltransferase family 4 protein — protein MTDQPTFAFVTIGSGSYVGSTVRDLILANALHRRGFKVVVYWMMECKPELAADGIKQRMLCYAPRYHFRRPSEILDRVIAPLLFLFPLHARVRVSQGIPGYADRLLENLTRCLHETPETDPVLVKRLLKFIALDDVSHLMMSFASICPLALAAKKNSTLPFDYVVTFQGDEHFASYARKAGLLAVYRQRLKEVVQGSPWPAVVVSRDYLNRISEDMDLAPERMSVVYNGIKLAERSEKPPFSILQSEFPALKEHTPIVSYIGRQDTEKGIDLLLYAARLLQARGVALQLVVCGATAKGKCYRDAISGIADHLRLDIHHVGSISPEVRDALYAHSRCIVYPSICREPFGLVAVEAMSHGTPVIVPDYGGITEVVQDGEIAGGLTFRTWDSGDLARQLERLLADRSLHRELTEHTRMMAARFSDEQMADAILEHLGIDARERRRDGTYGRVPGRRAIEEAHRACV, from the coding sequence ATGACGGATCAACCGACTTTTGCCTTCGTCACGATCGGCAGCGGGTCCTATGTGGGATCCACCGTGCGTGACCTGATACTCGCCAACGCTCTGCATCGACGCGGTTTCAAGGTCGTGGTCTACTGGATGATGGAGTGCAAGCCGGAACTGGCGGCGGACGGTATCAAGCAGAGAATGCTCTGCTATGCCCCCCGTTATCACTTTCGGCGGCCTTCCGAAATCTTGGACAGAGTGATCGCGCCGCTTCTTTTTCTGTTTCCGCTCCACGCTCGAGTTCGGGTGTCCCAGGGAATTCCCGGCTATGCCGACAGGCTCTTGGAGAACCTGACACGCTGCCTTCACGAAACGCCCGAGACTGACCCGGTACTGGTGAAGCGCCTGCTCAAATTCATCGCTTTGGACGACGTCAGTCACCTCATGATGAGTTTCGCATCGATTTGCCCTCTCGCCCTGGCGGCCAAGAAAAACAGCACCCTACCCTTCGATTATGTGGTGACTTTTCAGGGAGACGAGCATTTTGCCAGCTACGCGCGCAAGGCCGGCCTGCTTGCCGTATATCGGCAGCGGCTGAAAGAGGTCGTTCAAGGTTCTCCCTGGCCCGCCGTGGTCGTAAGCCGCGATTATCTGAACCGCATCAGCGAGGATATGGATCTAGCCCCCGAACGGATGAGCGTCGTCTATAACGGCATAAAGCTGGCCGAGCGGAGCGAGAAGCCTCCGTTCTCGATTCTCCAATCGGAATTCCCGGCGCTGAAGGAACATACGCCGATCGTTTCATACATCGGACGCCAGGATACCGAGAAAGGAATCGACCTTCTCCTTTATGCGGCCAGGCTCCTTCAAGCCCGCGGGGTCGCCTTGCAACTGGTCGTTTGCGGCGCCACGGCCAAAGGAAAATGCTACCGGGATGCGATCAGCGGGATCGCCGATCATTTGCGCCTGGACATCCATCATGTGGGATCGATTTCACCCGAGGTTCGCGATGCGCTTTACGCCCACAGCCGGTGCATCGTGTATCCGTCCATCTGCCGGGAGCCTTTCGGCCTGGTTGCGGTCGAGGCGATGAGCCACGGAACGCCCGTGATCGTTCCCGACTACGGGGGCATCACGGAAGTGGTGCAGGACGGCGAAATAGCCGGTGGACTCACGTTCAGGACCTGGGACAGCGGGGACTTGGCGCGGCAGCTCGAACGCCTGCTCGCCGACCGAAGTCTGCACCGGGAGCTGACCGAACACACCCGGATGATGGCTGCGCGGTTCAGCGACGAGCAGATGGCCGACGCCATCCTGGAGCATCTCGGCATCGATGCGCGAGAACGGCGTCGCGACGGCACCTATGGAAGGGTGCCCGGCCGCCGCGCGATTGAGGAAGCGCATCGCGCCTGCGTTTGA
- a CDS encoding outer membrane lipoprotein-sorting protein: MRTTLLLGSFLILAGLLPASVLAASPDVKTILKTADQSRGNLQGISWEVVVESIESGRTDTLNYDIKARGFDISGISLAPPKYKGNKLLMSNNNMWFYKPGLSKAVPISQRQKLMGNAAYGDIASTNYAEDYEAAQLPDDTVGDEACYVFDLTSKNDKTTYDRIKYWISKERLVGVKAEYFTVSGKKFKLAEMEYGNRVRIDGKERPFISKITLYDELMSEDVTYLNLTKPQFKPLPDYVFNLNLFMK, encoded by the coding sequence ATGAGAACGACACTATTGCTCGGAAGCTTTTTAATTCTGGCCGGTCTTTTGCCCGCATCGGTTCTGGCGGCTTCGCCGGACGTCAAGACCATACTGAAAACCGCCGATCAGTCACGGGGCAATCTCCAGGGGATTTCCTGGGAAGTGGTGGTGGAATCCATCGAAAGCGGGCGCACCGACACCCTGAACTACGACATCAAGGCGCGCGGCTTCGACATCTCCGGAATCAGCCTTGCGCCGCCGAAGTACAAGGGCAACAAGCTGCTCATGTCGAACAACAATATGTGGTTCTACAAGCCGGGACTGAGCAAGGCGGTGCCCATTTCGCAGCGGCAGAAACTGATGGGCAACGCGGCCTACGGCGACATCGCCTCGACCAATTACGCCGAAGACTACGAGGCCGCCCAGCTGCCCGACGACACCGTCGGGGACGAAGCATGCTATGTTTTCGACCTGACCAGCAAGAACGACAAGACCACTTACGACCGGATCAAATACTGGATCTCAAAGGAACGCCTGGTGGGAGTGAAGGCGGAGTATTTCACGGTATCGGGAAAGAAATTCAAGCTCGCCGAAATGGAGTACGGCAATCGCGTGCGCATCGACGGAAAGGAACGCCCGTTCATCTCCAAGATCACCTTGTACGACGAACTGATGAGCGAGGACGTGACTTATCTCAACCTGACCAAACCTCAATTCAAACCACTTCCTGATTACGTCTTCAATCTGAACCTGTTCATGAAATGA
- a CDS encoding ABC transporter permease has product MITWLKLALRNLFRNRRRSLFTILAIGLGFAAVNTLGGFTAYIFSSLKDSYIYAQGNGHLSLFKTGFLQEGKLDPTRYLIDEDEAATIQKVLARHPEIVVVAPQLHISGLLSNGKVSTIFMAAGRVPSAVRSINSRARGLVGRIQLFDGKPLEDEVMHGVGLARGLAEQLKLDLGSDAVAMAPTVSGQINALDAQVFQLFDSPVEALEDKLMSVSLKFAQNLYDTGSVDRLTVLLEDDAMTEPMRARLADELAAEGLKLEIKTWNELSTFYTKVKQMFDVIFLFTFLIVFTIVVMSVINTVSMAIMERTREIGTLRALGFKRRGIVGLFAAESMLLGILGSVLGLILTLITWSGIAFLKPTWIPPQITRRVPLEVYLVPDYMLYSILLLIVLSLVAASLPARTAARMQIVGALGHT; this is encoded by the coding sequence ATGATCACCTGGCTCAAGCTCGCTCTCAGAAACCTGTTCCGCAACCGGCGCCGGTCGTTGTTCACCATCCTCGCCATCGGCCTCGGCTTCGCGGCGGTCAATACCCTGGGCGGCTTCACCGCCTACATTTTTTCCAGCCTCAAGGATTCCTACATCTACGCCCAGGGTAACGGCCACCTCAGCCTTTTCAAGACCGGTTTTCTCCAGGAAGGCAAACTCGATCCGACCCGCTATCTCATCGACGAGGACGAGGCCGCGACCATTCAAAAGGTGCTGGCCCGGCATCCCGAGATCGTGGTGGTGGCGCCGCAACTCCACATTTCGGGCCTGCTCAGCAACGGCAAGGTTTCGACGATCTTCATGGCCGCCGGCCGCGTGCCTTCCGCCGTACGCTCCATCAATAGCCGTGCCCGCGGGTTGGTGGGGAGAATCCAGCTGTTCGACGGCAAGCCGCTGGAGGACGAGGTCATGCACGGCGTCGGCCTGGCCCGCGGATTGGCGGAACAGCTCAAGCTGGATTTGGGCTCCGACGCGGTCGCCATGGCGCCCACCGTATCGGGGCAGATCAATGCCCTGGATGCGCAGGTCTTTCAGCTGTTCGATTCCCCGGTCGAGGCGCTGGAGGACAAGCTCATGTCGGTTTCGCTGAAGTTCGCCCAGAACCTGTACGACACCGGCAGCGTGGATCGCCTGACCGTGCTGCTGGAGGACGACGCGATGACGGAGCCGATGCGCGCGCGCCTCGCCGACGAATTGGCAGCCGAAGGCCTGAAGCTGGAGATCAAGACCTGGAACGAGCTTTCGACCTTCTACACCAAGGTCAAGCAAATGTTCGACGTGATCTTCCTATTCACCTTCCTGATCGTGTTCACCATCGTCGTCATGAGCGTGATCAACACGGTCAGCATGGCGATCATGGAAAGAACCCGCGAGATCGGCACGCTGCGCGCCCTGGGGTTCAAGCGCCGCGGCATCGTCGGCCTGTTCGCCGCCGAAAGCATGCTGCTGGGGATTCTGGGATCCGTTCTGGGCCTGATCCTTACCCTGATCACCTGGTCGGGAATCGCGTTTTTGAAGCCCACTTGGATTCCTCCCCAGATCACCCGCCGGGTACCGCTGGAAGTCTACCTGGTACCCGATTACATGCTGTACAGCATTCTGCTGCTGATCGTGCTTTCCCTGGTTGCGGCCAGTCTGCCGGCACGCACCGCGGCGCGCATGCAGATCGTCGGCGCGCTGGGACATACCTGA
- a CDS encoding ABC transporter ATP-binding protein, with protein MSRTGSEPLVELHQVGKIYYLGENRITALKSVNLSIQRGEFVAVWGPSGSGKSTLCNLIGLLDICSSGTVRFDGQDVTALSDDRRSELRNRGIGFVFQNFNLIPVLSALENVMLPLQIAGISTGRAKRAARKRLAEVGLGEHEAHRPAKLSGGQQQRVAIARALVTDPALVIADEPTANLDSENALRITELMRRLNSNNGTTFVFSTHDQRLLERVERQILMRDGEIIDDRSPEQPLMRLDRTVGL; from the coding sequence ATGAGCAGGACTGGTTCGGAGCCGCTGGTAGAGTTGCATCAAGTCGGAAAGATCTATTACCTGGGCGAAAACCGCATAACGGCGCTCAAGTCCGTGAACCTGTCCATCCAACGGGGTGAATTCGTGGCCGTCTGGGGGCCCTCGGGTTCCGGCAAATCCACCCTGTGCAATCTGATCGGGCTGCTCGATATCTGTTCTTCGGGAACCGTGCGTTTCGACGGCCAGGACGTCACCGCGCTGTCGGATGACCGGCGCAGCGAACTGAGAAACCGGGGAATCGGCTTCGTGTTTCAAAACTTTAACCTGATTCCGGTACTTTCGGCATTGGAAAACGTCATGCTGCCGCTACAAATTGCCGGTATTTCGACGGGACGGGCGAAGCGGGCGGCACGCAAGCGTCTGGCCGAAGTCGGACTCGGCGAACACGAGGCACATCGCCCGGCCAAGCTGTCCGGGGGACAGCAGCAGCGCGTCGCGATCGCGCGGGCACTGGTCACCGACCCGGCCCTGGTGATCGCCGACGAGCCCACGGCCAACCTGGATTCCGAAAACGCCTTGAGGATTACCGAGCTTATGCGCAGACTCAACAGCAATAACGGCACGACCTTCGTGTTCTCCACCCACGATCAGCGCCTGCTGGAACGCGTGGAGCGCCAGATCCTGATGCGCGACGGCGAGATCATCGACGATCGCTCGCCGGAGCAGCCGTTAATGCGACTCGACCGAACGGTGGGCTTATGA